CGCCGCGCCGCCGTTGCGCACGAACGTCAGGCCCGTGCCCCGCAGCAGCTCGGCCAGGCCGCGCTCGGCGTCGAACTGGCCGCGCACGCCTTGGGTGTGCTTGCCGCTCAGCAGGGCCGGATCGGCCAGAACCTGCAGGCCCGTGGCCCGGGAAAAGCTCGGCAGGGCCGAGGCCAGGTCGCCAGCCGGGATGGCCAGGGTCGGCTTTTCGGGCGGCGCGGCCACGACGGGGCTCGCCGCCAGCAACGCGGCCGCGGAGGCCGAGCCAAGCCAGGTCCAGGTCTTCGAAGTCATGTCGTCATCCCCGTTTCGCGCGGCGTTCGACGCCGGTTCGGCCGGGAAGACGCTGGCCACCCTCGAACCCGGACAGGGATTTTTGTGAAGTTTCGGCGACGGCGGTCAGCGCGAGAGCAGAAAGCCGTCCGACGTCTGACGGACGGTGAAGCCGTGCATCAGCGCCAGATCGCGCACCAGGGCTCGGGGCTCGTCAAGCCGGAAGCGGCCAGCCACCCGTTGGCGACCCAAGGCCGGATCGGCGATCACGATCGGTGTGGGCGAGGCGCGGTTCAGGCGCTCGACCAGCCGCGCCAGGGGGATGCCGTCCGTTTCCAGCCAGCCCGAGCGCCAGTCGTCGGCATGGAGGTCGAACGCGCGGATCGCCGACAGCCGGCCCTCCTTGGCGAAAGCCCGCTGGCCCATGGTCAGCTCGGCCGTGCGGTGGATCAGCCCCGCCGGCGCCAGCCGAACGCGACCGCGACGCACCGAAAGCTCCAGGCGCCCATCGCTGCGCTCGAGGTCGAAGGCGGTGCCCAGCACACGGGCCGAGCCTTCGGGCGCCTTGACCGTGAACGGCCGTCCCGCGTCGTGGGCGACGTCGAAGAAGGCCTCGCCGCTGACCAGCTCGACCTGGCGCCGCCGGGCGCCCAGGCGCGCCTCCAGGCGGGTCGCGCCGTCCAGGGTGACCTGCGTGCCGTCGGCCAGGGTGGCGACCCGGTGCTGGCCCGGCGCGGTCTGCAGCACCACTGGCGCGACGGTCATCAGCTGAATCTGCGGCCAGGCGACGACGGCGGCCAGGCCGCAGGCCGCCAGACCGCCCGCCAGCGCGGCCCAACGCCCAGCGCGGCGCGGGACTCTCCGCCGTTGTTCGCTCAGCCGCATCGCCTCAGCCAGGGCGGGGTCCTGACTGGCGCGCCAAACCGCGTCGAAGGCTTGGCCGTGGGTCGGATCGGCCGACTTCCAGGTCTCGAAGGCGGCGTCCTGACGGTCGCCGTCGTCCAGACGTCGCGCCGCCCAGACGGCGGCCTCTTGGCGGATGCGGCTCATCGGCGGCCTCCGCTGGCGCGGCGCTCGGCCCGCGCGATCTCGCGATGCAGCTGCTCCAGCGCCCGCACCACGTGCTTTTCGACCGCCGCCTCGCTGAGGCTGAGATCCTGGGCGATCTGACGCGGCGAGTGGCCGTGCAACCGGCGGCGGATGAACACGTCGCGACGCAGGGGCGGCATGGCGTCCAGCGCCTTGCCGAACACCTCGACCTTCTGGCGATGCATCAGGATCTGCTCCGGCGCGGGGGCTTGGCAGGGAATGTCGTCGTCCAGCGCCTGGGCGGGCCGTCGGCTGGCGCGGCGGAAGTGATCGCGCACAAGATTCAAGGCGATGCGATAGCCCAGCGCGGCCCTGTCAACGATGGTCCGCGCCTGCTCGTAGGCAAGCAGGCGCTCGAATGTTTCCTGCACCAAATCCTCGGCCGTCGCGGGATCACGCGTCCGCCGAACGATAAACTGATAAAGGTCGCGCCGCTGCGCGCGCAGGCTAACGAGGTCGCTCATCGTAGCGCTTGGCTCCCCCAGGGAGCGGAATAGCGGACGGACCGACCAAGCATGGCCAGGCGCTAGCACGACTTTGTGACACTATCGTCCTTTCGCGCCGAACGCCGCCTCAGCGCCAACAGCTGACATGGGCGCACTTCCAGAAACTGGACGTTCGCGCCATTCTGAGAAGTGCTTGCTTACGGAGAGGTGGATGTCGCCCTGGCCAAGATAGCGAGGTCCTGAGAGCCAGGCCATTCGCGCCCCTGCTCGCTCCGTGTTCTTGCGCGGCTGGGCGACGGCCATCGTCGCAAAGCGTTGCTGCGCGGCTATGTCGAGGAGTCGGCAGACGCCCGGCCTCGACCGTGACACGACCTCCAGAATGCTGAACCAGAGGGCTAAATGACAAGAAGACCCGCTCATGAACACTGACGACCCGCGCGGGGGCCGAAGGTCTGCCTGGAGGGCGCGCGGACCAAGCGGACGGGGACCTCTCGCAACGGCTAGCCGACGCGACGGCGCGCGCCGATCGCCAGGAAGAGCTCTTCCACGAGCTGATCGAGCGGTGTCCCTTCGGCATCTACATCGTCGACGCCGACTTCAAGATCGCCTCGATGAACCAACGCTCTCAGAACGGCGCCTTCACCAATGTTCGTCCCGTAATTG
The DNA window shown above is from Caulobacter sp. FWC26 and carries:
- a CDS encoding FecR family protein; its protein translation is MSRIRQEAAVWAARRLDDGDRQDAAFETWKSADPTHGQAFDAVWRASQDPALAEAMRLSEQRRRVPRRAGRWAALAGGLAACGLAAVVAWPQIQLMTVAPVVLQTAPGQHRVATLADGTQVTLDGATRLEARLGARRRQVELVSGEAFFDVAHDAGRPFTVKAPEGSARVLGTAFDLERSDGRLELSVRRGRVRLAPAGLIHRTAELTMGQRAFAKEGRLSAIRAFDLHADDWRSGWLETDGIPLARLVERLNRASPTPIVIADPALGRQRVAGRFRLDEPRALVRDLALMHGFTVRQTSDGFLLSR
- a CDS encoding RNA polymerase sigma factor, whose amino-acid sequence is MSDLVSLRAQRRDLYQFIVRRTRDPATAEDLVQETFERLLAYEQARTIVDRAALGYRIALNLVRDHFRRASRRPAQALDDDIPCQAPAPEQILMHRQKVEVFGKALDAMPPLRRDVFIRRRLHGHSPRQIAQDLSLSEAAVEKHVVRALEQLHREIARAERRASGGRR